In one Halosimplex halophilum genomic region, the following are encoded:
- a CDS encoding DUF7261 family protein, with protein MSRRPTAVTDDRRGQMVLLAGVVVALALVAMLVAYLQLGYHADVRTAAVDGEAAADGRAYLQRATHDAARALRSNFTWSERGRAVTEARNRLRPRIRTLQRSRVESGVAYTVAFNGTAARQWATANCPDGPGREFGSCAADRGVAVQERGGRTLVLAVGYDLTVTTDRETVRLTVVTPAVK; from the coding sequence GTGAGCCGACGGCCGACCGCGGTCACGGACGACCGCAGGGGACAGATGGTGTTGCTCGCCGGCGTCGTCGTCGCGCTCGCACTCGTGGCGATGCTCGTCGCGTACCTGCAACTGGGGTACCACGCCGACGTGCGGACCGCGGCCGTCGACGGCGAGGCCGCGGCCGACGGCCGGGCGTACCTCCAGCGAGCCACGCACGACGCGGCTCGCGCGCTCCGGAGCAATTTCACCTGGAGCGAGCGCGGCCGGGCGGTGACCGAGGCCCGGAACCGCCTCCGGCCGCGGATACGCACGCTACAGCGGTCGCGGGTCGAATCGGGCGTCGCGTATACGGTCGCGTTCAACGGGACGGCCGCGCGGCAGTGGGCGACTGCGAACTGCCCCGACGGTCCGGGACGGGAGTTCGGCTCCTGTGCGGCCGACCGCGGCGTCGCCGTTCAGGAGCGCGGCGGGCGAACGCTCGTCCTCGCCGTCGGCTACGACCTCACCGTGACGACCGACCGCGAGACGGTCCGACTCACCGTCGTCACGCCGGCGGTGAAGTGA
- a CDS encoding DUF7262 family protein, whose product MADATGKRRPRAAEDCGDRGQLPMPAVEGALAVLLVLGVAAGFALGVPQPGGTQQLDAYAEDAATILAQEPPRHRGGTRLVEVMRSADAFERERDALDRRVGRILPDNVMFRVETPHGRAGYRKPARVPTGTATVTTRHGDLTIRVWYA is encoded by the coding sequence ATGGCTGACGCCACCGGGAAGCGGCGTCCCCGCGCGGCCGAGGACTGCGGCGACCGTGGGCAGCTCCCGATGCCGGCGGTCGAGGGCGCACTCGCGGTGTTGCTGGTGCTCGGAGTCGCAGCCGGGTTCGCGCTCGGCGTCCCCCAGCCGGGCGGGACGCAACAGCTCGACGCCTACGCCGAGGACGCGGCGACGATCCTCGCACAGGAACCGCCGCGCCACCGCGGCGGAACGCGTCTCGTGGAGGTGATGCGGTCGGCGGACGCGTTCGAGCGCGAGCGCGACGCCCTCGACCGCAGGGTCGGGCGCATCCTGCCCGACAACGTCATGTTCAGGGTCGAGACCCCGCACGGTCGGGCCGGGTACCGAAAGCCCGCTCGCGTCCCGACCGGCACGGCCACGGTGACCACTCGCCACGGCGACCTGACGATCAGGGTGTGGTACGCGTGA
- a CDS encoding DUF7263 family protein, protein MSRGRRRAGGERPPPHSGRAQANLAALAAALFALATVTVLGVAAANGALVGEFRDSGDRHAATAVADRIVADASPVTNRSNVVDRGALASLDAATLRSYYPILDGRSFRVTVDGRAVAAAGTPRGGTTRRRVVLVERRRNETVTPSFSGPNRVTLPRRTPWVELDIDAPDNVSVSGVRANERTVLRDPDGLDGQYTVSVSRMETVQFTFVANSTLDRGDVTLAFAPSNTTKARLGVTVDG, encoded by the coding sequence GTGAGCCGGGGACGAAGACGGGCGGGCGGCGAGCGGCCGCCGCCCCACTCGGGTCGTGCTCAGGCGAACCTGGCCGCGCTGGCCGCGGCGCTGTTCGCGCTGGCGACCGTGACCGTCCTCGGTGTCGCGGCGGCGAACGGCGCTCTCGTCGGCGAGTTCCGGGACTCCGGCGACCGTCACGCGGCGACTGCGGTCGCGGATCGGATCGTCGCCGACGCGTCGCCGGTGACCAACCGGTCGAACGTCGTCGACCGCGGTGCGCTCGCGTCGCTCGACGCCGCGACGCTCCGGAGCTACTATCCGATACTCGACGGGCGGTCGTTTCGAGTGACGGTCGACGGACGGGCGGTCGCGGCCGCGGGCACGCCGAGGGGCGGGACCACGCGGCGCCGGGTCGTCCTCGTCGAACGCCGGCGCAACGAGACGGTCACGCCGTCGTTCTCCGGACCGAACCGGGTCACGCTCCCCCGGCGAACCCCGTGGGTCGAACTCGACATCGACGCGCCGGACAACGTCTCGGTCAGCGGCGTTCGAGCCAACGAGCGGACCGTGCTCCGGGACCCCGACGGGCTGGACGGACAGTACACGGTCTCCGTGTCCCGGATGGAGACGGTCCAGTTCACGTTCGTCGCCAACAGCACCCTCGACCGAGGCGACGTGACCCTCGCGTTCGCACCGAGCAACACGACCAAGGCGCGGCTGGGGGTGACCGTCGATGGCTGA